The proteins below come from a single Hirundo rustica isolate bHirRus1 chromosome 6, bHirRus1.pri.v3, whole genome shotgun sequence genomic window:
- the CEND1 gene encoding cell cycle exit and neuronal differentiation protein 1 yields the protein MDSKGNVRSGNKPDAKAASSGKPEKPNPGPATNADKKEAPKEQPAPATATKKAGGDAAVANNHSNLKPSAAATETQEAGGQSPDSDHKGNSSEESPGGFFDNMKPLIIVGGVAVAALAVIVGVAFLARKK from the coding sequence ATGGATTCCAAAGGCAACGTCCGAAGCGGAAACAAACCCGACGCCAAGGCCGCCAGCTCCGGGAAGCCGGAAAAACCCAACCCCGGGCCTGCCACGAATGCAGACAAGAAGGAGGCCCCCAAagagcagccagctcctgccacGGCCACCAAGAAGGCAGGCGGCGACGCCGCCGTCGCCAACAACCACAGCAACCTGAAACCCAGCGCCGCCGCCACGGAGACGCAGGAGGCCGGCGGCCAGTCCCCTGACTCTGACCACAAGGGAAACAGCTCCGAGGAGTCACCGGGCGGCTTCTTCGACAACATGAAGCCCTTGATCATCGTCGGAGGAGTGGCGGTGGCCGCGCTGGCTGTGATTGTGGGAGTGGCATTCCTAGCCCGGAAAAAATGA